In Brachypodium distachyon strain Bd21 chromosome 2, Brachypodium_distachyon_v3.0, whole genome shotgun sequence, one genomic interval encodes:
- the LOC100826432 gene encoding VHS domain-containing protein At3g16270 codes for MDQSRRAVESYWRSRMVDGVTAEDDKVAPVYKLEEISELLRASDASIVKEVADFVLKRLDNKSPVVKQKALRLIKYAVGKSGTDFKQEMQQHSAAMRQLIHYKGHPDPLKGDALNKAVRETANKAIAAVFSTEDPKAVVVTDGLGKRIQGFGNTNFEPSRDDKKSFLSELTEVVGIGGASIKQELSNFAATHSMMTNDNGGMYKNPIRRSLTTETDRYGRYDPSEIQGETRATSGASKNVSSGSWGPTPSSSASTDDTGSSQPGIKTREERLLETIVTASGVRLQPTRDALQIFLTEASKLDAVALSHALDNKLNSPLWQVRMKAICVLEAIVRKQDIDPYSIVASYFSENSASIVRCCELPQVSLREKASKVLNLLVGEQPSGTKDLSQTKTALPAAVQMPDLIDTGDQDDPGTQSSAQESSEQTMGNSTYVSLVDDLLGGEPIGNISSTSNGNGGDPFADVSFHEEEIKETNDLFSGMTVEEKSSASMQDNTPMDTNGLPDIFGGNPEPFFQDRVDDKGTVNDLMAGLNLNGTVQAQPGVKAESNSNLNGSQFFDMNNQTSHMVSPAALNGILGQSSFYQQVPLQYNLPQLMFNQSFPGQQLNYGAMEALLAQQQQLLQNLGNFNAGPGHSCFNTINNGNTSVMPDIFNSSNQPQHPVAVMSNSKKEETKAFDFVSDHLAAARGSKK; via the exons ATGGATCAGAGCCGGCGGGCGGTGGAGTCCTACTGGCGGTCGCGGATGGTGGATGGCGTCACGGCGGAGGACGACAAGGTCGCCCCCGTGTACAAGCTCGAGGAGATAAGCGAGCTGCTGCGCGCCTCCGACGCCAGCATCGTCAAGGAGGTCGCCGACTTCGTCCTCAAGCGGCTCGACAACAAGAGCCCCgtcgtcaagcagaag GCTTTGCGGTTGATTAAATATGCTGTTGGAAAATCTGGCACTGATTTCAAGCAGGAAATGCAACAGCACTCAGCAGCTATGCGTCAGCTTATTCACTACAAAGGACACCCTGACCCCTTAAAAGGGGATGCCCTTAATAAGGCTGTGCGGGAAACTGCAAACAAGGCTATTGCCGCTGTTTTCTCCACAGAGGACCCTAAAGCTGTTGTTGTCACTGACGGTCTAGGCAAGCGCATACAGGGCTTTGGGAATACTAATTTTGAGCCATCAAGAGACGACAAGAAGTCTTTCCTTAGTGAACTAACTGAAGTAGTGGGCATCGGCGGTGCTTCCATTAAACAGGAATTGAGCAACTTTGCTGCCACACACTCAATGATGACAAATGATAATGGTGGTATGTACAAGAACCCAATTCGTAGGTCTCTGACTACAGAAACTGATAGATATGGTAGGTATGATCCAAGTGAAATTCAAGGCGAGACCCGTGCGACATCCGGTGCTTCAAAGAATGTGAGTTCTGGTTCTTGGGGTCCAACTCCGTCCAGTTCAGCATCGACTGATGATACCGGTTCAAGTCAACCAGGCATCAAGACTCGCGAGGAAAGACTTTTGGAGACAATTGTTACTGCAAGCGGTGTGCGGTTGCAACCAACTCGAGATGCTCTGCAGATATTTCTAACGGAAGCCTCCAAATTGGATGCAGTTGCTCTGAGTCATGCCCTTGATAACAAACTGAATTCTCCATTATGGCAG GTTCGCATGAAGGCTATCTGTGTGTTGGAAGCTATTGTAAGGAAACAGGATATCGATCCTTATTCCATTGTTGCTTCATATTTCAGCGAGAACAGTGCTTCTATTGTTAGATGCTGCGAACTGCCACAGGTTTCTCTAAGAGAAAAGGCTTCAAAA GTATTAAATCTGCTGGTTGGGGAACAACCTAGTGGAACCAAAGATCTTTCGCAGACAAAAACTGCACTGCCTGCTGCTGTTCAGATGCCTGATTTGATCGATACAGGGGATCAAGATGATCCAGGAACTCAAAGTTCAGCTCAGGAAAGCAGCGAGCAGACAATGGGGAATAGTACATACGTTTCTTTGGTTGATGATCTGCTTGGTGGTGAACCTATTGGTAATATAAGTTCCACTAGTAATGGTAACGGAGGTGATCCATTTGCAGATGTATCATTCCATGAGGAAGAGATTAAGGAGACTAATGACCTATTCTCAGGCATGACAGTAGAGGAAAAATCATCAGCCTCCATGCAGGATAACACTCCGATGGACACAAATGGATTGCCAGATATATTTGGTGGTAACCCTGAGCCATTTTTCCAAGATAGAGTTGATGACAAGGGAACTGTCAATGATTTAATGGCTGGTTTGAACCTTAACGGAACTGTACAAGCTCAGCCTGGAGTCAAAGCAGAATCTAACAGTAATCTCAATGGTTCACAGTTCTTTGACATGAACAATCAGACTAGCCACATGGTTAGTCCTGCAGCGTTGAATGgtattcttggtcaaagctcCTTTTATCAGCAGGTTCCTTTGCAGTACAACTTGCCACAACTAATGTTCAATCAGTCATTTCCTGGGCAGCAATTGAATTATGGTGCTATGGAGGCTCTTCttgctcagcagcagcagttgctgcAGAACTTGGGAAATTTCAATGCTGGACCGGGGCATTCGTGTTTCAATACAATCAACAATGGAAATACATCTGTGATGCCAGATATTTTCAATTCAAGTAATCAACCTCAGCATCCTGTGGCTGTGATGAGTAATTCCAAGAAAGAGGAAACTAAAGCTTTTGATTTTGTCTCG GATCACCTTGCTGCAGCACGTGGTTCAAAGAAGTAA
- the LOC100839385 gene encoding putative ubiquitin-conjugating enzyme E2 38, translated as MDTGLLQQGSSSFLAPDGAAWGASQQQKRQRCEGSSNDQVGSSTSDVQMSESEQQDFDYVENEEEDYYMEDDDGDNEEEDESEYEFDAADFNQQLADKFDDLDLPPGVEATVPWLQKLAAAEEEDDMSSLKTEDEIDKKYKSFRQFYTVEKFSDHHYASTSVGKTSREWAKRIQHEWKLLEKDLPASIYVRVAEDRMDLLRAVIIGPKGTPYHDGLFFFDAQFTSSYPSAPPTVHYHSGGLRLNPNLYNCGKVCLSLLGTWSGSGCEKWNPNQSTMLQVLVSIQALILNEKPYFNEPGYAGSANTPTGQQNSIEYNKNTFLHSCRTMLYSLRRPPEHFAELVAGHFREHGRTILSACKHYMEGNLVGSVVPEEEESECNDTGASSSSSTPKQDPIKPDIIGRRNQFYTNLATLFEDLLMEFNVKGADTRKFVEEKRKKNQPAA; from the exons atggacaCAGG GTTGCTGCAGCAGGGGAGCTCATCCTTCCTGGCGCCGGACGGGGCGGCGTGGGGCGCctcgcagcagcagaagcGGCAGCGGTGCGAG GGTTCTTCCAATGATCAAGTTGGATCCAGCACAAGTGACGTGCAAATGTCTGAATCAGAGCAACAAGACTTTGATTATGTGGAaaatgaggaagaagattaCTATATGgaggatgatgatggtgataatgaggaagaagatgaatcCGAATATGAATTTGATGCAGCCGACTTTAATCAGCAGCTTGCTGATAAATTTGATGATTTGGATCTGCCTCCGGGTGTGGAGGCTACTGTACCTTGGCTGCAGAAACTTGCAGCTgcggaagaggaagatgacaTGTCATCTCTAAAAACTGAAGATGAAATTGATAAGAAATATAAGTCGTTCAGACAATTCTACACGGTTGAAAAATTCTCTGACCACCATTATGCTAGTACCTCGGTGGGAAAG ACAAGCAGAGAATGGGCAAAAAGAATTCAACATGAGTGGAAACTTTTGGAGAAAGATCTACCAG CATCTATCTATGTTCGTGTTGCTGAAGATAGGATGGATCTTCTTAGGGCTGTGATTATTGGCCCTAAGGGAACACCGTACCATGATGGACTCTTCTTCTTTGATGCTCAGTTTACCTCCTCTTATCCTTCTGCCCCGCcg ACAGTACATTACCATTCTGGAGGACTTCGGCTTAATCCGAACTTGTACAATTGTGGAAAAGTTTGTCTTAGCCTCCTTGGTACCTGGAGTGGTAGTGGTTGCGAGAAGTGGAATCCAAATCAGTCAACCATGCTGCAGGTGCTTGTCTCCATTCAGGCTCTCATTTTGAATGAGAAACCATACTTCAATGAGCCAGGATATGCAGGCAGTGCCAATACTCCGACTGGACAACAGAATTCGATAGAGTATAACAAGAACACCTTTCTGCACTCATGCAGGACTATGTTGTATTCACTTCGAAGACCTCCGGAG CACTTTGCAGAACTTGTTGCTGGCCACTTTCGGGAACATGGGCGCACCATTCTCTCAGCATGCAAACACTACATGGAAGGTAATCTGGTTGGATCTGTAGTCCCTGAAGAGGAAGAATCAGAATGCAACGACACAGGAGCAtccagtagcagcagcacccCAAAGCAAGATCCAATCAAGCCAGATATTATTGGCAGGCGCAACCAGTTCTATACCAACCTGGCCACGCTATTTGAGGATCTTCTGATGGAGTTCAACGTCAAGGGTGCTGACACAAGGAAGTTTGTCGAGGAGAAGCGTAAGAAAAACCAGCCAGCCGCCTAA